From the genome of Variovorax sp. RA8:
CTACTGGGATTGAGGCGATGGGAAGCATTGCCGCCAGGCGGGGTAGTCCCCGCGAATGACCACGCTCCATGAGACGGCCTATCCCAGCCTGAAACCCGATCCGACACCCCGTGAGCTGGCGGAGCTTTACACACCGACCAAGGATGAACAACTCCTGGCTGCCGGCATCGGCAAGCGCGCCTTGCCGCGCATGGCGGCACTGATCCACCTGAAAGTCTTCCAGCGCCTGGGCTATTTCATCTCCCTGGCCGAAGTGCCGCCGGTGATCCGGGAGCACATTGCGCAGCAGGTGGGCGTGGTTAGGCCGCCCCCGGCGGCGGACCTCAAGCGCTTCGAGGCCTCGGGCTCGCGCACCGCCTTGTTTGCGACCTTACGCCGGCACCTCAATGTCAAACCTATGAACCCGGGGGGCCACGCCTGGCTGGAGGTCGTGGCCGACACGGCGGCCGAGACCAAACACGCGGTGGCCGACATCATCAACGTGATGCTGGAGGAGCTGGTCCACCATCGCTACGAGCTGCCCGCCTTCTCGACGCTGGACCGGATGGCGTATCGAGCCCGGGAAAAGAGCAACAACCGGTATTTCTCCGCAATCACCAACCAGCTGACAGCCCATACCCGGACCTTGATCGACAGTTTGCTTAAAACCGCCACGGGCGAGTCGGTTTCTGCCTGGCAAATGCTCAAACGCGAACCCAAGCGGCCGACCAACAAGGAAACGCGCACCTACATCCAGCACATCCGGCGCTTGCAGTACCTGGTGGAGCAGCTTCCCAAGCCCGACGTGCCGGTGCCCAAGCTCAAACAGTTTCGCCACCTGGCGCGCGCCCTCAATGCGGCCGAGATGGCCGAACTCAAGCCGCAAAAGCGCTACGCCCTGGCGGTGATCTTCATCCGGGCGCAGCATGCCCAGTCCCTGGACGATGCCGCGGACCTGTTTATTCGCCTGATGCAGAACCTGGAAAACAATGCCAGGCAGAAATTGCTCTCGTTCCAGCAGGAGCGGGTCCAAAAAACCGACATGCTGGTTGGCCAGCTCAAAGACATCCTGGGCGCCTACCAGCTGGAGGGCACCGACACGCAGCGTGTGGACGCCATCGGCACCACCCTGGTGGCCGACGTGGACGAGCTGCTCAACGAATGCGAACAGCACCTGGCCTATGCGGGCCGCAACCATCTGCCTTTCCTGCTGCAGCCCTACAAGATGGTCCGGGCCCAGTTGCTCAACTGCATCGGCATCGCCTCGCCCAAGGCCAGCAGCGAGGACCAGGTAGCGGAGCGGCTGATCGAGGCCCTTTACAAGCTGCGCGACAACCGTGCGGACATCGTGCCGCTGGACATGCTGGGCCTGACTGAAGACAAGGATTTCCGCTGGATGTCAGGCCAGTGGAAGCGGTTGGTGTTGGTCCGTCCATCCGGCAAGGGCCGGGCGGAGGCTGTCCACCGCCGGTATTTTGAACTGGCGGTCATGCATGCTGTCAAAGACGACCTGAAGTCGGGCGATCTCTTCATCAAGTACGGCGAGCGCTATGACGATTACCGCGAGCAGTTGGTCGATGACGAAACCTTTGAAAGAGAAGTGGGCGACTATGGCCAGGTCACCGGCATCGAGACAGATCCCGGCACCTTTGTGGCGATGCTCAAATCGGCGATGTCCCAGCGGGCCCACGACATCGACGCCACTTTCCCGGAAAACGCCCATGCCGAGATCGTCGACGGCCGCCTGATCCTGCGGAAACCGCCGCGCTCAGAAATCGTCGAGGCGGCCGCGCGGATCGACGCCCTGATCACCGAGCGAATGGAGGCGGCCAGCATCGTGGACGTCATGATCGACACCGAGCGCTGGTTGGACCTGCACAAGCTGTTCCGGCCACTCGCCGGGACCGACAGCCGCCTGGAGGATCTGCGCATGCGCGTCATCACGACGCTGTTTTGCTACGGCTGCAACCTGGGGCCCGTGCAGACCGCCAAATCGATCAAAGGTCTGAGCCGCCGGCAGATTTCCTGGCTGAACTTGAAATACGTCAGCGAGGACCTCCTGGACAAGGCCATTGTCAAGGTGATCAACGCCTACAACAAGTTTGAGCTGCCAGGCTACTGGGGCACGGGCAAACACGCGTCGGCGGACGGCACCAAGTGGAATCTTTACGAGCAAAACCTACTGTCCGAGCACCATATCCGCTATGGTGGGTACGGCGGTATCGGCTACTACCATGTATCGGACAAGTTCATCGCGCTGTTCAGCCATTTCATTTCCTGCGGCACCTATGAGGGCATCCACATCCTTGACGGGCTGATGACCAACGAATCGGACATTCGACCGGACACGATTCACGGGGACACCCAGGCCCAGAGTTACCCGGTCTTCGCGCTGGCGCACCTCCTGGGCATCCAGCTCATGCCGCGCATCCGGGGCATCCAAGACCTCAAATTCCATCGCCCGGAGCCGGGCAATGTTTACCGCAACATCAATGCGCTGTTCAGCGATGTGATCGACTGGCGGCTGATTGAGCTGCATTTGCCGGCGATGCTGCGGGTGGCGGTTTCCATCAAGACCGGCAAGATCACGCCGTCGGCGATCCTGCGCCGGCTCGGCACCTACAGCCGCAAGAACAAGCTGTATTTCGCGTTTGTAGAGCTTGGCAAGGTCATCCGGACCATGTTCCTGCTGAGCTACATCGGCGATGTCGGGCTGCGCAAGGTAATCCATGCCGAAACCAATAAGAGCGAGCAGTTCAACGGCTTTGCTCAGTGGTCATTTTTTGGGGGAGAAGGGATCATTGCGGAGAACATCCGGCACGAGCAGCGCAAGGTGATCAAGTACAACCACCTGGTGGCCAACATGATCATTCTGCACAACGTGGTGGGCATGACGAAGGTGCTGCAGGAGCTTCGCGACGAGGGGACCGAGATCACGCTGGAGATCCTGGGCGGCCTGGCGCCGTTCCGCACGGCGCACATCAACCGGTTTGGTGACTACACGCTGGATTTTCGGCGGAAGATTGGCCCCTTGAACTTCGATGCCACCATAATCCCAATGGAATCATAGACTTAGGGTCGTTTCTGCTGGGTTTTACATGAATCCCTGCCGACCCTCTGGCTGAAGGCCAGCGGGATCAACTCAGGTCCCCTCTTCCGCCGAATCAACAAGGCCGGGCGCCTGGGCCAAGACGCCCTCACGGGAACGGCGATCCGCGACATCGTGAAGGCTCGCTGCGCGCTCGCTGGCGTCGGCGATGACTTCTCGGCCCACTCGCTGCGGTCGGGCTTCGTCACCGAAGCCGGCCGCCAGAACATGCCCCTGCAGGAAACCATGGCCATGACCGGCCACCGCAGCATGGACGTCGTGACGGGTTACTTCCGCGCCGGCGCGGCGCAGGTGAGCGCGGTGGCTCGGATGATGGATTCAGGGACACCCCGCTCTGATGTTGACGAGGGCCACCCCTGAACGCGGGCTGAGGCAGTCAGCGTCGGCCACACCTACTTCCAACCTCCCGCCTGACGGTCGGCCTTGCACGCACTGTAGACGTCAACGGGACGCCGCCACTCTGCCCTGCGCCGTCGCACCGACCCGCTTCTTGTGGGGCTCGCGACACGGCTCGAAGGCAGCAATCTCGATCCCGATGCTAGTGGTAGTCATCTTCGCGCTGGTGGCGGATCGCAGCAACCACGACCTCGCTTTCGCTGATGACTCGAAACAGGGCTACATACCCCGAAGCCCCAAATGGAATGACCAGTTCGCGCTCGAGCCGGTCAGCGTCGGCGATGCGGCAAGTGAACGGATTCGTTTCCAGAATTCGGAACTCCCTACGGATGGCCGCTATCGCACGGCTCGGCAGATCAAAGTCTCCATGCTGCAAAGCAGACTCGACGAGAAAATCTTCAAGTCGCAGCAGGTCCTCAAGCGCCTCACGCGTCAGGGTGACCGTGTAAGTCACGAACGAGTGGTCCCCCCGCGCTTCTCGTGCACGAGCTGCGAGATTCGCGCATCAAGGCGCGCTTGCATCGTGTCGAGCGCGTCCTTGGCAGAGTAGAACTCGCCGCTCTTCTTTGCACGTTTCAATGAATCGCGGCCACGCGAGAGGAACTCCTGCTGAGATTTGCGGCGCTGGGCAGCCTGCACGGCCGCGTTCTCCACAAACTGCGACAGAGTTTCGCCTTGGCGTAGCACGCTCTCGATTTCATCGCGCACGGATGGCTCAACGCGTACGGGAGGCAACTGGGCGGTCTTCATGAAGCAATTGTAGAGCAATTGCTATGCGCCAAGTTCTACCTGCAGCGTGGGACTGCCCGGTGCGGGCGGCGCCAGCGCCCTCCCCGCCCGACTAGCCGTCGATAACATTCTCTTATCGAGGGTAAATATTTGGAGGGGCAGGGCGGTGGTTTACGGAAAGTACGAGGGTCAAATGGCTGGAATTCGACAAACACTCTCCCGAGGCATCCAGGAAGACGACGTCTGGGGCGCGGCCGACGTCCTGCTTCATGAAGGCCTGCGGCCCACGATCGAACGCGTGCGGCAGAAGATCGGGCGCGGCTCGCCCAATACTGTCAGCCCGATGCTCGAGCGCTGGTTTGCGTCGCTGGGCCAGCGCCTTGCCGGCGGCCCTGTACCGGCGGCCGGCAACGACGCGGACGGCGTGCCGGTGAGCGTGCGCAACGCGACGCGCCTCTTGTGGGAGACGGCACGGCGCGAGGCCGAGCAGGTTCAGCGCCAGGAGATGGACGCGGCGCACGCGGAGCTGCGCGCGAGTGAAGAAACCCTGCAGAGTGACAAGACCGAGCTCGTGCAGCGCGAAGCCGCGTTCGAGCAGGCGCGAGCGAGCCTGGACGTCGCCCTGTCCTCCTCGCAGCAGGCTCGCGAGGCCCTCGAGCGCCAACTGGCCGAACAGGTGGCCGAAGGCCAGCGCCTCCGCACGACTTCAGAACACGAGATCGCGCGGCTCAATGCCTTGCTGCTGGAAGCCGGCGCCAGCAAAGAGGAATTGCGACAGGAGCACGCCGCGGCGCTTGCGGCTCGGGAAAAAGATCTGCGAGACGCCGAGGCGCGGCATGCGGCCCAGGAAAAACGCATGCTTGCCGACGTCGATCGTGCGCGTCAGGCGGTCAAGCAGGTCGAGGGCGAATTGGCCCGCGAGCAGCAGCGCCGCGTGCGCGGCGAGGAAACCGCGGCGCAGCTGCTCGACGCCGAGCGCCAAGCGCTGGGCGATGCACAGCAGTCCGCCCAGCAGACCGAACGCGCATTGCGCGATCAACTCGCCGCCCAAGGCATCGCGTTGGCGCAGGCCCAGTCGCAAGGCGCAGCGCTGCAGCAGCGCATGGACGACATCAAGCGGCGGTCCGGCGAAGAGAAGGAAGCACATGACGCAACCCGTGCACTGCTGGCGCATGCGTTGACGGCAGTTCGCAAGCCAAGAGGGGTACGCAAGCCCTCCCCCGGCGCAGGCAAAGCGTAGCTTGCAACAGTCACGCAGCGGATCGATGCGAGAAAGCCCTCGGGGCTCTCGCCCCGGGAGTAGATCCACCGAGAGGGGTGGAGGAGACAAACGGTTCAGTCTGCTGCGCCTGCCAGGCGGGCACGCCCATGCCGTATCGTTGAAATCACTGAGGCCATCTTCGACAGCCAGAGGCTCAGGCGACAATCAGCGTGGAATGAAGAAAATCGATCAGCCAATCAGCTTTGGCGCATATAGGCACGATCCGGGCGGAAGGAAGAAGCCGCCGTGGCCGTCGGACTCGAACGTTGATGCGAAATTCTCCGGTTGCACCAAGTATCGCTATGAACTGACGGAAATCTGGGACCAGAAGCTGCCAATGGTCATGTTCCTCTTGATGAATCCGTCTGTCGCGGGAATCGAGCACGCCGATCCGACGCTCATCAAGTGCGGCAAGTTTGCCAGGGCATGGGGGTACGGCGGCCAATTGGTCGGCAACGTTCATGCGTACCGAATTACCGATAGTAATCTGCTGATCCACGCCGAAGACCCAGTTGGCCCGGAGAACGACGCCAGCTTGTTAAGCATGGCGCGCAGGGCCGACATGGTTGTCCTCGCATACGGCCTGCCGCCGAAGCCGTTGAGGCTTCGGGCGGCGAAGGTGGTTGAGTCGCTCAGCGGCAATGTGCAGCTCAAGTACTTGAGGTTGACCAAGGACGGCACGCCAGGACATCCACTGTACTTGCCGGGGCGTCTGGTCCCGCTCGACTACGTACCGACGGACGTCGAACAACCGGGCGAGCAAGGCCGGTAGCAACTCCCGCGCGCGCTCTGCCGGGGTCGACTCGTTTTCGGTGCACAGACTGACGGTGTGCAGAGCCAGTGCTGGCGCGGGCGTGCGTCTGCAAGTTCTTGATTTGGTTGCAATTTCTGTTCGCTTTCAAGGCCCTCCGTCAAAGGAGGATTGCGTTGCGCCCGAACGCGCTTGGATCGCGCCTGGAGCTGGGCGCGGGACCGGACGGCCTTGTACCTGCTGAGCGATTTTGACGGCGACAGACCGCGGCCTTTCAGATCGTCGCCTCGTCTCTGAACGGTCCGGCTGTCCAGTGGTCCAGTGGTCTGGCCCTGCTGGTCTCTTGCTATCCGCACCCTGGCGAGCCCGGGGAGATGGGCACGTTCGTCTGGTTCGTTGCCTGTACCCCTGCTGCCGCGCGGCGGGCCTGCGTTGAGCAGGTATTGCTATATAGTTTTCTGGCAACGACTGAAATGATGCGTTCTCTCTTTGTCCACCCCGAGTTCCCCGAACTCGAACTTTCTCTGCAGCCTGCCGAGCGAATGGCCCAGGTGCGTTTACTCGAGAATGTGCTGACGCTCGTCGAGCGTAGGCATCTTCAGGGCCGCGTCATGCGTTGGGCCGACCTGCCCCGTTTTGCCGAGACTTCGGCCGTCGTCGAGACCACTGCAGCCCATACGGACAGTCTTCCTGCAGACAATGATTTCGGGTCGTTTGACGATTTGAAGTCTCGCCGCGACGACACGGGCGTCGTGCGGCTGCGCTGATCTACTGCGCTGTCAACGCAGCTGCTGAGCCACACAGCCGAGATGGGGGTCGACTCGTTTTCGGTTCACGCAGTGGCCCTGCGAGAGCCACGACGGCGCGGGTCTCGATCCTCATTCTTGATTGGTTGCGGTTGCTGATCGTTTTCGGCAGGCGTATTGTTCGCGCCCCTTTCAAGGAGGCGCGCGATGCAAGGCTGGCAGACCACATTCCTGGGCATACACGAGTTGCCGCACGCGTCCAGGCCACGAAGCACCTCGATGCGCTCGAGAACTTCGCTGATCTGGCGGGTCGAGTGTTTGGCAGAGGCCGCCCACAACCAGCTTTGATAGGTCTGCCCGCTGGCGTGCGGCTGGGCGATCCGATGTTCAGTGCGCATCGACGTAAACGACATCAAGGACAGGTCCGTCGGCTTCCCATTGTCAATGAACGATCCGAGAAGTTGCAGCGTGTGGACGAGCTGTTCAAGGTTCGGCACTTCGAGCATGAGGCATCGATCTGTGCGATCGCTGGTACCTGCCACACGTTGGCACTCTCAGGTCGTTCGGTACTTCCTTTGCGAGCTCAGTGCCCGAACACCTACCAATCTGGCAAACCGCGTGTGGCTTCTGTTGTAGGTTGAACCACCTCACCTTACACTCGGTGCATGCAAGTCACGGCTTACATCCCCAGCAAGAATAGCGCTGCCCTCCATCGCTTGCCATCGGCATGGACCGAGGCGGGTGCGATCTTGTTCCTGGTGATGACGCCAGGGTCTCAACAGACTCTCGCACATTCTTAAGCCCGGCGGTCAGCCTTTTTAGCGCAAACCATCGACCGTCGGGCACCAGACCCGCGCGGTAGCGACCTCCTGACATAAGGCAGGTCGCGCTCGACTGGAGTGCGTCATGCATGCAACGATTCGCGAGGAGCGCACGCTCCTTGCAAGTGGATTTGCTCAAGCCCAAAAGGCAGCTAGCGGTCAACTGCCACCGCACGCGTATCCGACGCGCGCGGCATGGGCAATAAGGTTCAGCGCTCCTGAGGGGTCGGCCGATCTGCTGAGCCAGGTGCAACTTCCCATCGACCAGCTCTGCCCTCACCCGGACCTGGACGGCAGTCCATCGAGAACCGGTGGTGTTGCTCGACGGTGCGACCCGCCCGTCTCAACCATCAACACCGCTGGATCGCACGTCTACGCGCACGGAGCGATGAACGGTGGAAGCCGCTTAGGCGGTGCAGTCCCAGCCTAGTGGCAGCGACTGCACCGCCCCAGCGACGAACCGTCTTCCCTCCCCGGCTTGCTGCCCACCGTTTGACGATTGGCCGGCGGCCAGCCTGTCTCACGCAGGAAGAGACAACGATGAACATTCAATCGATCCTTGCCGTGACCGATCTGTCGGCGCACGGCAATCGCACGGTGGAGCGGGCCGCCTTGCTCGCAGTGGAGCACCACGCACTACTCAAAATCATGTACGCGCCCGCTGCGGGAAGCAATGCGCTTGTCGCGGCCGCAAGCAGCCTTGCCCAACTCTGCGCAGAAATGGCCGCCCGGCATGGCGTGTTGGTCAAGAAAGTGGCCGAGTCTGCTGTGCGCCTGGAAGACCTCGCAGAAGAGGCCAGATGGGTAGACCTGCTCGTTCTGAACCATGTGCACGAACGCTCTGCCACAGCGCTCTTTTGCGGGCAACCCGTCGAACGTCTGTTGCGGCTTGTCCATTGCCCCGTGCTCGTGACCAGACTCCCAGCCCGCGGAAGGTACAGACGCATCCTCGTGGCCGTCGACTTCACGCCGGAAGCCAAGAACCTTGTCAGGCTCGCATGGACGTTGGACAGCGCCGCTGAAGTGGAACTATTCCATGCTCTCATCAGCGTGCTCAGTGAAGGCAAGCTGCGCTACGCGAGCGTTTCGGAAGAAGCAATCAAAGTCTATCGGCACGATTGCCTACGCTATGCCCGTGGCCGTATGCGTTGCCTCACCGATTCATCGGACGCGCGGCACAGCCGCTTGCGTTCCACGATCGGTCACGGTGACCCGGCGCGCCAGGCCTCCGTGCGGCAGCAATGCACGATGGCCGAGCTTCTGGTGGTTGGCAAGCGCAGAAGCTCCGCATTCAAGGACTTCATTCTCGGAAGCGTAGCCCAGCGCGTCTTGGGGTGGTCCACCGGCGACGTCCTCGTCGTGCCTCACGATCTCCGCACTTCAACGCGGGCGGTTGACACGCCAGGCTCCGCGGTCGCGATTAAGCAAATGAGAGAAGCCCCACTGCCGGTCGGGGAGGAAACGCTATGAGCGCTGCGATCTCCGCAACCTGGTAGCCACCAGGAGGTGTGCGGAGCTTTCTTGGAAGTCAGATTTACAGGAGGTTCAAGATGTTTGCTGCTGATGATGATAAAAAGTTCGCCAGCTACCCCTTGCGGCAATCGCTTCTGCCAAGCGCAAAGGGCCTGGCGATCTTTGCAAAGCGTGGCTTGGTCGAATGGCTTTCGCGCCCCGACCGATATGTGATCGTCTGCGAAGGCAGGGGTGGCCGGATCTACGCGGCCAATGAAGCCTCCCTGGAGGAAGCGCAGCAGGTGATCAAGGACGCTTACAGAGATGAGGTCATATCACGCGCCCCGGAGATCTACACATTCGTCGATCCGCGACTGGATGCTTTAGTCGAACCCATCATGTTCCTGCGTCTGAAAAGCCCGAGGGGCTACGCCACGGCGCTGCTAGAGGAACTCGACAGGCGACGCGCAAGTATCAAGGAGGAATACCTTCAACGCTACCACGTGGTCATCCGGGCTGAAGCGCGGCTCGCCGATCTCATGGGTTATTCGAGAGCGACGCTCACGATGACGAACGGCTCCGCGGTGATCTGGAGCTGGCTACTGCGTTACAGCATCAACGGGGCTTAGCGCACAAGCAAGCGCCATCCGGCGCGCTTCTTCTAGGACTCATCGAGCTCGAGTGCGGACCGACTTGCCGGCGAAGATGCTCAAGGACATGCGCCTCGTTGCTCGGACATGCTCGCCCCACTGAGAGGCACGATGCCCTGACGACATCGCGCATGGTCCGCTCAGTGCCATGGTCGCCTTGGGTGGCGCATTCGGTCGCGTCTCTCTGCCCCTATTTCAATACCTCAATGACGTACGGAGACACCGTTGATCTTTGTGTTGTCCAATCTTCTGACTCCCTGGGTTGCCCGCCCCATGGAGCTGCGCATCGACGTCAATCCAGCACCCATGGCTCCGATTGACGCACTGTCCCCCATCTACGAACGTATCAATACCCCAGGCGACCACCTTCACGGCATGCCCTCCGTCGGTCTGAAGGATCCGGAACTCCAGATCCGGTTTCGTGAGGCAGACGGAGAGTTCTATGTGTACGTTGAAGACGTTCGCCGTGGGTGCCTCGCCGGCTATACGGTTTTCAATCGATTGATCGAGTTGAGCCGCCATGCGGATCACTACGTGAGGGCACCGCACTCCCGATACGAGCCAAACTACCAGCGACGCGGACTGGCTTCAGGCATATATCGATGGGCGTTGGATTCCGGGCTTTGCCTGATGACCGGCGCACGGCAGTCGAACGCAGCACACGCACTCTGGCGGAGCCTTGCCCAACACTACGAATCGGGCTTCGTTGATCTGCGCCAGAAGCATCTGGCGTATCTGGGGCACCAGGTTTCAGATGCAACGTTCACCCAATTGCAGACGCGCATGTTCTTGCTGGGTGGCGGATGGACGCTGCGTCAGTTCAAGGATGCAGTGAGAATGTCGTAGCAGCTCACTTGCGTCCGAGCTGATACTGACGCAGCCCCAATGCTGCGCGACGCCCCCCCCTCATTCAACAAACGAACGCCTCCTTGCTTCGTTGAACTTCTCATCGCCTGTTCTGACGAAAGCAGCGAACAAGTGGTCATCGACCTGTTTCGCTGCCAGTCTCGCGCGCTCCCGGCCCACGCGCTCCGCGTTTGTCACAGCGTCTTTCGCTTGACGCCGGAGAATGAGCCCCGTCCGTCGCTCAGCTCGGCTTTGATTCGAAGGTTCGCCGCGGCGCGTGAGGAGGCGCGATGGTCATGGGGCACGACCAGAACGTCGCTTGTAGCCCAGCTCAGGAGCCGCTGCGCAAAGCCGCCGAACAGAAAGTCAGCCAACGGCGAAGCCCTGTTCTTGCCAACAACAACCAGGTCCGCACCCGTAGCCTGCTGCTGGACGAAGGTTTGGCGCGAGGGGTCTCCGTGCCCGACGGAGGTCATCACTCGATTCTTAGTCGGGCCGACCGGCTCAGTGAGCCGGACTAGCCGTTCCTCCGCACAGCGCCGAGACTCCGTAGTTTGGTTCAGCGTGCTTTGTGAGTGGAAGAGCTCAAGCTCCGATTCGACGTCGAAGGCGCCGGCGTACCGCACCAGCTCCTTCGCCTCAGCGCTGAAGTCGACGGCGACAAGCACGCGACGATATCGCCTGGATGGCTCTCGCTTGACCACCAGCACCGGGCATTGGCAGCGGCGCACCAGCTGGTCAAACGCTGTCCCCTGCCAGAACCTCATCAAGATGCGATGGTGTCGATGATCGATAACGAGCAGATCGGCACAGGCGCTTTCCTCGACAACGCGGTCGACGGTTTCGCTCGTCCGGGAGACAGGCGCGACGGAAACCCTGTGGCGCCGGGCCAGTTGTTGTGCGCGCTGCGCCAGGCGTTCGAAAGGGTCTATGAGGTTCGGATTCGGCACATCGACGAAATACATGATGCGAAGTTGAGCGCAGTGCTCAACCGCGACCAGTGCAGCGCGGTCAAGTGCTTGCTCCCCTTGCGCCGAGAAGTCCGTGAGTGCAAGTATTGATCTGATGGTCATGGTGATTCCTTGGAAAACAGATTCCAACCCCTCGCGGCACGCGGGGGAAGGCATGACATAACTGAGGCCAGTGGCCTTAGCGTGCGCAGTTGACGCCGGGTTCATCCGGCCATTGCACGCCGAGCGTCTTCATCGGCTGTTCAAAACCAGCCGGTGAGCATCCGCACATCGCAAGAAGAGGCATGCACGAGGCACTCCCACGGATGCGACCCGACCGCCGAAAGCGCTGGCCGTTGCAGCGCGGGGCTTAGGCCCGGCGATTGGTGGATTGCGCTAAAGAGGAAGAAGCCTATCGCCGGGCCGAGGAATGTGCGGCCAGCTGGCGAAACCTCGCCTTGCTTGCCGCCGTGAGCACCAACACAACTGTCCCAGTCAGAAGGAGGAGGACAGTTGCAAGAGTGCCGAGAGGGACAGCCAGGAAGCTCATGCAAGCATCTTAGAAAGACCGAACGCAATAGGCAACCAAGCCCCCACCTTCCGTGCCAGATAGAGAACTAGCCTCAGCGCGATGCACGATCGCCTCCAACCTCCTGGTGTTGCGCGCGAACCCACGATGTCACGCTCGCGGGCTTCCACTAGCACAGCAGGAATGGCGGCGAAATCTCGAGTCGCGGGACCCGAGGAAGCTCGCTTCAGGTCAGCCTAGCGCAGGGGCTCCGCCATCGGATTGACCTCCTGATCACCGCCGAGGCATTCTTTGCATCGTCGACGCCGCGCGAAGTTCAGCAGGAGGCGGATCGCCCAAGCACGCTCGCGAAGGCGCGCTTCCGGGCGTGCTGACATCCCTTCGGCTAGAAGCGCCCGCGGGGTCGCGTGAGAAGCCTCGCGCGGATACGGGCAGCGGGTCGCCATCTGGAGCTAGACTGCAGCGGGGCTTGCCGCGGCAGAGACGTCCCGCGCTAGGAGCCGGTCCACGAGTTCCTTCGCTTTACGGTTGAGCTTGTCGAATAGGATCTCGCGCTCGGCTTGGCTCGCCGTCAATGCAACGCGGCCTGCGAACTCCCCGTCTCTGTGCACGTCCGCGTGCGCGGAGATCTGCTCGCCGTCCCCGGTCAACTCGATGGTCACGATCAAGCCCCGATAGTCGAATTTCTTCTCAACCTCGTTGTTCATGTGAAAGTCGATGGCCAATGGTAAGGAAGAGAGCACGGAGGCGTTCTTACGAAGCGAAGAACCTCCGGAGGTAGTAATCTTCCTCTTCGCGTGATTCACAGTGGTAAGTGGCGGAGATCATTTGCCGGATCGTCTCACCATTCGGCCCAGACTTCTCTTCTGCATTTCTCAGATCTACGGCGGCAAGCTTCTCAGGGTCGACGCCCCGCTTCGGCATTGGGTGGATAGTCCAGATGTCCGTGA
Proteins encoded in this window:
- a CDS encoding Tn3 family transposase produces the protein MTTLHETAYPSLKPDPTPRELAELYTPTKDEQLLAAGIGKRALPRMAALIHLKVFQRLGYFISLAEVPPVIREHIAQQVGVVRPPPAADLKRFEASGSRTALFATLRRHLNVKPMNPGGHAWLEVVADTAAETKHAVADIINVMLEELVHHRYELPAFSTLDRMAYRAREKSNNRYFSAITNQLTAHTRTLIDSLLKTATGESVSAWQMLKREPKRPTNKETRTYIQHIRRLQYLVEQLPKPDVPVPKLKQFRHLARALNAAEMAELKPQKRYALAVIFIRAQHAQSLDDAADLFIRLMQNLENNARQKLLSFQQERVQKTDMLVGQLKDILGAYQLEGTDTQRVDAIGTTLVADVDELLNECEQHLAYAGRNHLPFLLQPYKMVRAQLLNCIGIASPKASSEDQVAERLIEALYKLRDNRADIVPLDMLGLTEDKDFRWMSGQWKRLVLVRPSGKGRAEAVHRRYFELAVMHAVKDDLKSGDLFIKYGERYDDYREQLVDDETFEREVGDYGQVTGIETDPGTFVAMLKSAMSQRAHDIDATFPENAHAEIVDGRLILRKPPRSEIVEAAARIDALITERMEAASIVDVMIDTERWLDLHKLFRPLAGTDSRLEDLRMRVITTLFCYGCNLGPVQTAKSIKGLSRRQISWLNLKYVSEDLLDKAIVKVINAYNKFELPGYWGTGKHASADGTKWNLYEQNLLSEHHIRYGGYGGIGYYHVSDKFIALFSHFISCGTYEGIHILDGLMTNESDIRPDTIHGDTQAQSYPVFALAHLLGIQLMPRIRGIQDLKFHRPEPGNVYRNINALFSDVIDWRLIELHLPAMLRVAVSIKTGKITPSAILRRLGTYSRKNKLYFAFVELGKVIRTMFLLSYIGDVGLRKVIHAETNKSEQFNGFAQWSFFGGEGIIAENIRHEQRKVIKYNHLVANMIILHNVVGMTKVLQELRDEGTEITLEILGGLAPFRTAHINRFGDYTLDFRRKIGPLNFDATIIPMES
- a CDS encoding type II toxin-antitoxin system RelE/ParE family toxin, with the protein product MTYTVTLTREALEDLLRLEDFLVESALQHGDFDLPSRAIAAIRREFRILETNPFTCRIADADRLERELVIPFGASGYVALFRVISESEVVVAAIRHQREDDYH
- a CDS encoding YlcI/YnfO family protein, yielding MKTAQLPPVRVEPSVRDEIESVLRQGETLSQFVENAAVQAAQRRKSQQEFLSRGRDSLKRAKKSGEFYSAKDALDTMQARLDARISQLVHEKRGGTTRS
- a CDS encoding DNA-binding protein, encoding MAGIRQTLSRGIQEDDVWGAADVLLHEGLRPTIERVRQKIGRGSPNTVSPMLERWFASLGQRLAGGPVPAAGNDADGVPVSVRNATRLLWETARREAEQVQRQEMDAAHAELRASEETLQSDKTELVQREAAFEQARASLDVALSSSQQAREALERQLAEQVAEGQRLRTTSEHEIARLNALLLEAGASKEELRQEHAAALAAREKDLRDAEARHAAQEKRMLADVDRARQAVKQVEGELAREQQRRVRGEETAAQLLDAERQALGDAQQSAQQTERALRDQLAAQGIALAQAQSQGAALQQRMDDIKRRSGEEKEAHDATRALLAHALTAVRKPRGVRKPSPGAGKA
- a CDS encoding DUF1643 domain-containing protein, which gives rise to MKKIDQPISFGAYRHDPGGRKKPPWPSDSNVDAKFSGCTKYRYELTEIWDQKLPMVMFLLMNPSVAGIEHADPTLIKCGKFARAWGYGGQLVGNVHAYRITDSNLLIHAEDPVGPENDASLLSMARRADMVVLAYGLPPKPLRLRAAKVVESLSGNVQLKYLRLTKDGTPGHPLYLPGRLVPLDYVPTDVEQPGEQGR
- a CDS encoding universal stress protein; the encoded protein is MNIQSILAVTDLSAHGNRTVERAALLAVEHHALLKIMYAPAAGSNALVAAASSLAQLCAEMAARHGVLVKKVAESAVRLEDLAEEARWVDLLVLNHVHERSATALFCGQPVERLLRLVHCPVLVTRLPARGRYRRILVAVDFTPEAKNLVRLAWTLDSAAEVELFHALISVLSEGKLRYASVSEEAIKVYRHDCLRYARGRMRCLTDSSDARHSRLRSTIGHGDPARQASVRQQCTMAELLVVGKRRSSAFKDFILGSVAQRVLGWSTGDVLVVPHDLRTSTRAVDTPGSAVAIKQMREAPLPVGEETL
- a CDS encoding N-acetyltransferase, with translation MLSNLLTPWVARPMELRIDVNPAPMAPIDALSPIYERINTPGDHLHGMPSVGLKDPELQIRFREADGEFYVYVEDVRRGCLAGYTVFNRLIELSRHADHYVRAPHSRYEPNYQRRGLASGIYRWALDSGLCLMTGARQSNAAHALWRSLAQHYESGFVDLRQKHLAYLGHQVSDATFTQLQTRMFLLGGGWTLRQFKDAVRMS